TGGAGGAGAGGCTCTGTGGGGAGGGGCTCCGGGGCTGTCTTCCCTGTGATTTGGAGCTCTTTTCTTAGCTATGGCCTCAGCTCTggcctgtgcctctgtttccgCCTGGGACCTTCCTCTCTTCTGTGACCTCCTTCTCGCCTCTGGCTGTCGGACCTCGGGCAAGTCCCTTCCTGGCCTGGGCTCTGTGTGGGGGCGGGCTGGCCCCTGTGCCCTGGCCTTTGCTCTGCTCCCCTTCTCCTGGGCAGCGTGCCCTCGGGGAGCCCCAGCCTTCGTCCcctgcttcctccttcctccctcggGTCTAGGCTGGGCCCCAGCACCTGGTGGGTTCTGGGTCTCCCCTTTGGGCCTGTCCACCTCACAGCGTTGGAGACCGAGGGGAGGCCCAAAGGGCGATGGATGGAGACGTCCCATTCCGGCAGAGCCGCCTCTAggcctctctccccacccctccttTGTTCCCAGGCTGGATCCCTGTTATGTTATCCctcggggtggggggtggggggcccTCAGCCCACAAGCTCTCCATCCAAAGGGCAGATCCTCTTGGCTCTAGCCCGCCAACTGGGCAGCCTCGAACCCCTGCTATTCCTCCCATTCCTAGAGGGAAATCTGGCTGGCTGTGGCTGACTGTGGCTGGGGAGTGTCTTAGGTGCCCTTCTGCCCCCATTGCCACCCGCTTCCCCCAGCTGGGGCCTTTGGGGCTCTCTCAGCCATTCGATGTGCCCCGCTTCTGCCCTCAAGGCCCTGGACCTGTCACAGACcctccctctgctctcctctcccgGCAGCTGTAACCTGACGTGCCTCCCGGGCCACCACGGAGTAGACTGCGCCCAGACGTGCAGCTGCCACGAGGACACGTGCGACCCCGTGACGGGAGCCTGCCACATGGGTGAGCCTGGCCTGGGCTCCAATCCTGCCTCAGCCCTCAGCCAGTTGGAGCCTTTGGGCAGCCCTCTGGGCCTTCATTTGGCCCTTCCCTGCCTGGATGTCCTCCTTCTCCCCTGCCCACCGGAGACCAGAGTCCTGAGACGGGGCATGCCTAAGCCTCTCgccttcctctttcccccacaGAGACCAACCAGCGCCAGGGGGTCATGGGCGCTGGGgccctcctcatcctcctcttgGGCCTGCTCCTCTCCCTGCTGGGCTGCTGCTGTGTCTGCCGGAGCAAGGACCCTGGCCGCCAGTAAGTCTACCTGGGCTCCTCCCAGCTGCCCCGGAGCCACAGTGGGCAGAACttgggctttggagtcagagcaGTTGGGCTCAGCCTCCAAGTTcctgctagctgtatgaccttggacaagtcccatctcctctttgagcctcagtgtcttcttctgtaaaatgacagggttggactttatatggtttcttttttagcttttgccttcttctgtcttagaatggttgccttgtattggttccaagtcagaagagtggtaagggctgggcagtgggggtgaagggacttgtcagggtcccccagctaggaagtgcccgaggccagattggaacccaggacctcctgtctctaggcctgactctatctactgagccatccagctgtccctgGACTGGGTGGTTTCTAAATGCTGACCAGCTCTGACATGTTTGAGGCCAGCTAAGGGCTAGCAGGTGCCCCTCGTCCCCCTGGGCCAGGCCCCCTCACCGTCCAGCTGAGCCTTTCTTCGCCCTCTTTCCCCAACCTTTCATGTGGCAGGGATTGCCAGCCGAGGAGGAAGAAGAGTCCTCAGCGTCTCTGTGGCCGCTTTAGCCGCATCA
This region of Gracilinanus agilis isolate LMUSP501 unplaced genomic scaffold, AgileGrace unplaced_scaffold24294, whole genome shotgun sequence genomic DNA includes:
- the LOC123254535 gene encoding scavenger receptor class F member 2-like — translated: CNLTCLPGHHGVDCAQTCSCHEDTCDPVTGACHMETNQRQGVMGAGALLILLLGLLLSLLGCCCVCRSKDPGRQDCQPRRKKSPQRLCGRFSRISMKLPRIPLRRQKLPKVVEREQGLPVSQPGGIICSHIAGARRWDFCKTEKTQRGAIGLDRG